One stretch of Arachis duranensis cultivar V14167 chromosome 1, aradu.V14167.gnm2.J7QH, whole genome shotgun sequence DNA includes these proteins:
- the LOC107474478 gene encoding uncharacterized protein LOC107474478, with amino-acid sequence MSSKSRDTQRKLVCILEGTLVVATCGISCVHALTAIRKRCDRPEPYVHPWLKMDAFRVTYEHVIRPVNSEEYWKKTDLLAPKPPTIKRPPGHPTKKKRKPDHIEDSLDATKGRRTFMVTCQKYCQSGHNAKTYKGPPRPKPPPKVKS; translated from the exons ATGTCTTCGAAGTCCAGAGACACTCAAAGAAAATTGGTGTGCATCTTGGAAGGCACACTTGTAGTTGCAACTTGTG GAATTTCATGTGTTCATGCGTTGACAGCTATACGGAAGAGGTGTGATAGGCCAGAACCTTATGTGCACCCTTGGCTCAAAATGGATGCATTTAGAGTCACGTATGAACATGTAATCAGACCAGTCAACTCAGAGGAGTATTGGAAAAAGACTGATCTCTTGGCTCCAAAGCCACCTACCATTAAGAGACCACCTGGGCACCCaaccaagaaaaagagaaaacctGATCATATCGAGGATTCACTGGATGCAACAAAGGGAAGAAGGACATTCATGGTCACTTGCCAAAAATATTGTCAGAGTGGTCACAATGCAAAGACATACAAAGGACCACCAAGGCCTAAACCACCCCCAAAAGTTAAGAGTTAA